The segment CGCCCGCTTCGTCAACGGCTTCGATGACCCGCGCGACTTGTTCCGCTGGTTCATGGACCCGGTCGCCGCGAAGAACTATCTGACCGAGGTCGGCGCCTGAACGACCGGCAAGGCGGGCTCACCACTACTGATATGACGTCAGTGATAGATACGAATCGAGAGCAGGACAGCAGGACATGAGAAGGATCGCGGTGGTCGGAGCCGGGCAGGCGGGTGCCCAACTCGCCCTGGGACTCCAGGCGCACGGCTATGACGTCACCTTGGTCGCCGACCGTGAACCCGACGAGATACGTCGCGGGCCGGTCATGTCCAGTCAGTGCATGTTCGACACCGCGCTCCAGAGCGAGCGCGAACTCGGCCTGCACCACTGGGAGGACCAGGCCCCGGACATCTCCGGCATCGCGTTCTCTCTCATCGGTCCGCACGGCACTCCGGACGTCTCCTGGCGCGCGACGTTGGAGGGCCCTGCCCACTCCGTCGACCAGCGGGTCAAGTGTGCCGCCTGGATCGAGCAGTTCGCGGATGGCGGTCGCGGCGAGGTCGTGCTGCACGAGGCGGGTGTCAACGACCTCGAATGGTACGCCCGTACGCACGATCTCGTCGTGGTCTCCACGGGCAAGGGCGAGCTGAGCCAACTCTTCCCATGCAACTCCGAACTCTCCCCGTACGACCGGCCGCGCCGTGCGCTGGCTCTGACGTATGTCACGGGAGCGGCACCGCGGGAGGAGGCGGGCGCCCTCCACTACCGCATGGTCCCCGGCGTCGGCGAATACTTCTCCTTCCCGGCCCTCACCACCACCGGACCCTGCGACATCATGGTCTTCGAAGGCGTCCCCGGCGGCCCGATGGACTGCTGGGACGACATCCGCACGCCTGAAGGCCACCTCACCCGCTCACTGGAGATCCTGCACCGGTTCTTCCCCGACGAATACGAGCGCCATCGGCACGCCCGGCTCACCGACAGCGGCGGCGTGTTGCGCGGCAGGCTCACTCCGACCGTCCGGCACCCCGTCGCCCGCCTGGCCTCCGGCCGGCATGTCCTCGGCATGGCCGACGCCGTCGTCCTCAACGATCCGATCACCGGCCAGGGCGCGAACAACGCGGCCCAGGCCGCGACCCACTACCTCGACAGCATCCTCCGCCACGGCACCGCCGAATTCACCCCGCAGTGGATGCAGCGCACCTTCGACCACTTCTGGCGCGGCTGGGCCCAATGGGCCGTCGGCTGGACCAACTCCCTCCTGACCGACCTGAGTCCCCACCACCGTGACCTTCTGACAGCGGCGGCCGAAACCCCCTCTGTCGCCGACGCCCTCGCCGCCGGATTCGACGACCCGCGCACCCTCTACCGCTGGTGGTTCGAGGAAGCCGAAGCACACCGCTTCCTCGCCGAGAAGCGCGCCCAGCACGCCGCCCGCTTCGACGGCCGCGAACTTCGCCGCGCGCTGGGCCAGTACGCCACCGGCGTGACGGTGGTGACGGCCCGCGCCCCCGACGGCCGCAACGTCGGCATGACCGCGAACTCCTTCACCTCCGTCTCGTTGAACCCGCCCCTCGTGCTGTGGTGCCCGGGCAAAAACAGCCCGAGCCTCCCGGACTTCACCGACGCCTCGCACTTCGCCGTCCACATACTGGCCGCCGACCAGCACCACCTCTCCCGCCAGTTCGCCACCCCGGCCGACGACAAGTTCCGCGGGACCCCCACCACCCCCGGCATCGCCGGCACACCCCTCCTGGACGGCGCGGTCGCCCGCTTCCAATGCCGCACCGTCCAACGCCTCGACGCCGGCGACCACATCATCTTCCTCGGCGAGGTCGAACAGTACGAGGCCGACGGCGGCACCCCTCTGGTGTTCCACTCGGGGTACTACCAGGTGGCGACGAAGCATCCGGATATGTGAAAACGTCCTCCGGGCCGACACCACTTACCTTCCCACCGGAGAGGGCGGGTCGGACCTCTCTGGGCGGGCAGGGTCGGCCGGCAGAGGAGCTGAACGACGACTTGCCAGGTGCCGCCCGTCAGTAACTTTCCTGTGGTATATGGGCAGTTAGCATGAGTTGCCGGGCTACAGGGCCATGACCGCCCTGTAGCGATCCCTCGCCCGGGCACGCTTCCACCGGTCGGCGGCCAGGGCCCGGGCTGCTCGAAGGGCCACCCTGGAACGGGGCGTGCGGACGCTACCGTCCGGTGTAGGTGAACTCGTCGTCCGGGCTGGTGGGAGAGGTGGCCTTGCCGATCGTCACGGTGATGTTCACCGTCTGCTGGACGTCGAACAGATCGGGCGCTGTTGCGGTGAGCTGGCCGGTGGAGATGAACTTGACCGAGCCGGATGCCTTGTCCTTGAAGTGCACGGTGGCGCCATTGGCGAAGCCCGAGCCGTTGATGGTGACCGGGGTTCCGACCTTTCCGCTGGTCGGGCTGACCGCACTGACCACCACAGGTGCGGGTCCGCCATAGGCGAACTGCGACATCGCGACGGCCGGGGAGGTGCCGAGGGTGTTGGTGACGCGGACGTGGACGACGCCGGTTCCGTCGGGGGCCCGGACGGTGATCTTTCTGCCGGAAGGGTCCACGGTGGGCTTGGTGCAGGCGAAGTGACCGAAGTCGACCATGCTGTCCGGACTGAAACCGGTGCCGTTGATGGTCACCGTGGCGCCTGGTGCGCCGAAGGTGGGGGTCATGTCGGTCACCACCGGCGGCGAAGGGACGGGAGGCGCCCCCACCAGGTCCAGGTAGGTGGAGTTGGCGTGCTGGAAGGCGACCTGGCCGAGGAAGTCCTGGGTGGTCTTGTTGACCAGGTTCTTGGCAAGGCTCGTGTATCCGGTGTTCATCAGGCAGAGCGTGCCGGGCTGGACGTAGACGTTGCCCTTGGTGCGCTTGGAGATGGTCCCGATGAGCACCTTCACTTCGTCGGTCGCCTGCGGTCCCGGGCTCGGGTACCAGCCGGTGGTGGTGTCGAGATCGGCCCACGCGTGCGGTACCAGGTCGTAGGCGTTGTTCTGGCGCTCGTCGATGACCCACGGCACGGAGTTGACGTAGTCGACGAAGCTCTGTCCGCCGGCGGTGGGAGCGGCATAGGTGATCACCGCGACCGTCCGATGGGATCGCGCACCATCAGACCTCCCCTCTGCGGTGTCCGGTGTCTTTCCTGCCTTCAGGTGGACCAGGTTCACCTTGTTGGCCCTTCGCCATCCCTGTGTGTGGTGAGCCGAGCCACGTGATGCTGAGGCTTTCCGCGCCGCCGAGATGCACGAGCACCAGCCGAACGCGCGGTGCCCGCCGTTCCGAAGAAACGGCGGGCACCGCCTTGGCCCTGGTGAGAGTCGCGGCTACCTGGAGACGGGCTTGCCCCAGCCCTGGGCGATGTCATCCTTGGCATGGCCCAGCTGCGCCTCGCTCGGGAAGCTCGGCGTGCCGGAGACCTTCGGCAGCTTGGCGGCCGCGGTCTTGTCGATCGTGCCGTCCTTCTCCATGGCGGCCATCAGAGCCGGGCGGGCGTACCCCTTGAGCCAGAGGTTCTGGCCCTCGGCGCTGTAGAGGTACTCCTGCCACAGTCGGGCGGCCGCCGGGTGCGGGGCGTTCTCATTGATGGCCTGCGAGTAGAACTCCGAGAACTTGCCGTCCTCCGGGACCGCGACCTGCCAGTCGACTCCCCTGCTCTTGAGCTTGTCGGTGTACCTGGCGTTGAGGTAGTCCCAGTCGAGGACGATCGGCGTCCGACCCTTCACGATGGTGGCCCCGGTGGACTGGACGGGCGTGTAGTTACCGTTCTTTCTGAGCTTGGTGAAGAAGTCGATGCCGGGCTGGATGTAGTCGAAGGAGCCACCGTTGGCGAGGGCGGCCGCGTACACACTCCCGAAGGCCGAACCCGACTTGTTGGGGTCGCCGTTGAGCGCGACCTGCCCCTTGTACTCCGGCTTGAGCAGATCCTTGAAGGTGGTCGGACAGGTCTTCACGCGATGGGCATCGCAGCCGATCGAGATGTAGCCGCCGTAGCCGTGGTACCAGCGGCTCATCGTGTCCTTCTGGCCATCGGGGATGTCAATGAAATCGGTGACCATGTACTGCGCGAGCAGATTCTTCTGGGCGGCGGTGTACGCGAAGGAGCTGCCGAGGTCGAGGACGTCGGGCGCCGTGTCCTTGCCCTTACGGGAGGTGACGGCGTTGAGCTCGTCCTGGCTGGCGCCGTCCGGGTTCTCCACCTTGACCTTGATGCCGTACTTCTTCTCGAAGCCGTCGATCAGCGCGCCGTAATTGGCCCAGTCGCGGGGAAGCGCGATGGCGTTCAGCGTGCCTTCCGCTTTGGCTGCCTTGACGAGCGCATCCATGCCCCCGAAGTCCTCGGCCGTGATCGCGGTGGCCGCGCTCTCTCCGTCAGCGTTGGTCGACGCGTCGGGGCCCGCGCCACAGGCGCTGAGGACGAGTGTGGTGGCGACGAGGCCGCCGGCAATGACGACGGATCTCGGCAGGAACTCGGGCACGGTCTCTCCAGAGGGGTACACAGGGGGCACAGGGGACAGACGGGCCTTCGCGTGGGGGGTGACAACTTGCGCGAATAGCCTGTCTGAACAAGTTGGCCATAGTAGGCACGCTGCCGATGCCTGGTCCGTAACATCTTCAAAACTCTTAGCTACCATTCCTGCACATCTGTGACACGCAAGGATGGATGCGCCACGGCGCTTCCTCCACGCTGGTCACGATGTGCACACAGCGCACCACTCTGAGCGAGCGAGGGGTGTCGGCACGGCACGGGAAGCTCGCCGAGAAACGGCACGGGGAAGCTCACTGAGAAGCTGCGGCGGTCGGCGGGAGTTTCCCCTCGCCGCCCGCCCTCATCCCGGAGCCGGGCCTGCGCCGTCCCCGTTTTCCGGCTGGCCCCCCGTCCGGCCGGGTCGGCAGGGGGCGTACCTGGTGCCTTGAGTTCAGCCTGGGGGTAGTTGAGAGCTGAGCGGGTTCGGCGTCGGTGTCTTGTGATGCTCGCTGGCTGTGCAGCCGGTCTGCTGGGCGGGGATCTGGCGTACGCACTCGATGAGGTAGTCGCCGGTCTCCGGGGCGAGGGTGACGCCGTGGGTCTCGCTGCGGAAGCCGGGGAAGCGCCGGTCGAAGGATTCCAGGGCGGTCAGGTAGCGCAGCAGCGGGCCGTCGAGCGCGCCGGTATTTTCGCCGGGCATCAGGACGGGGATGCCCGGCGGGGTGACGGTGACCATGGCGGCGGCCACCCGGTCGGCCGCGTCGGTCAGTCTTACGCGCTCGGTGCCGCCCCGGATGAGGCGCTGGTAGCAGTGCTGGGGCGGGGTGACGGGCTCGGGCAGGTCCTGGAAGGCGGTGTCGAGCAGCTCGACCAGGCGGGCGTCGCGCAGGTGGTGGTGCATCTCCTGGCACAGTTCGCGCAGGGTCTGGCCGGTGTAGCGGTGGGGGTGGGCGGCGACCAACTCGGGCAGCAGGCTGTCCAGGGGTGCGTTGCGGTCGTAGAGCGTTTTGAAGTCCATCAGGGCGTCCATCAGGGTTCCCCACTTGCCCTTGGTGATCCCCATGGAGAAGAGGAGGAGTGTGGTGTAGCTGTCGGTCTTCTCCACCACGATGTTCCTGGTGGCCAGGTAGGCGGTGAGGACGCGGGCGGGGATGCCCCACTCGGACATCTGCCCGGTGGCGTCGATGCCGGGGCAGGTGAGGGTGACCTTGATGGGGTCGAGCAGGCAGTAGCCCTCGGTCAGGCCGGTGAAGCCGTGCCAGCCCGCGTCGGGCTCCAGCTGCCAGCAGGACGGTTCGCTGCGCAGCAGTTCGGCCGGTGCGTCGGCGAAGGGCAGACGTTCACCGGTGGCGGGGTCGGTCACGGTCTCGGGTTGCCAGACGCCGAAGAACCAGTCGGGCCGGTCGTCGGCGGCTGCGATGCGCCGGCCGACGCGTACGACGGTCTGGCGGAAGCGGATGGCTTCGGTCACCGCTTCGTCGATGAGGCAGCGGCCCTGGGGGCCGTCCATCATCGCGGTGGCCACGTCGAGGGAGGCGATCATCGGATACAGCGGTG is part of the Streptomyces platensis genome and harbors:
- a CDS encoding styrene monooxygenase/indole monooxygenase family protein translates to MRRIAVVGAGQAGAQLALGLQAHGYDVTLVADREPDEIRRGPVMSSQCMFDTALQSERELGLHHWEDQAPDISGIAFSLIGPHGTPDVSWRATLEGPAHSVDQRVKCAAWIEQFADGGRGEVVLHEAGVNDLEWYARTHDLVVVSTGKGELSQLFPCNSELSPYDRPRRALALTYVTGAAPREEAGALHYRMVPGVGEYFSFPALTTTGPCDIMVFEGVPGGPMDCWDDIRTPEGHLTRSLEILHRFFPDEYERHRHARLTDSGGVLRGRLTPTVRHPVARLASGRHVLGMADAVVLNDPITGQGANNAAQAATHYLDSILRHGTAEFTPQWMQRTFDHFWRGWAQWAVGWTNSLLTDLSPHHRDLLTAAAETPSVADALAAGFDDPRTLYRWWFEEAEAHRFLAEKRAQHAARFDGRELRRALGQYATGVTVVTARAPDGRNVGMTANSFTSVSLNPPLVLWCPGKNSPSLPDFTDASHFAVHILAADQHHLSRQFATPADDKFRGTPTTPGIAGTPLLDGAVARFQCRTVQRLDAGDHIIFLGEVEQYEADGGTPLVFHSGYYQVATKHPDM
- a CDS encoding IPT/TIG domain-containing protein; its protein translation is MITYAAPTAGGQSFVDYVNSVPWVIDERQNNAYDLVPHAWADLDTTTGWYPSPGPQATDEVKVLIGTISKRTKGNVYVQPGTLCLMNTGYTSLAKNLVNKTTQDFLGQVAFQHANSTYLDLVGAPPVPSPPVVTDMTPTFGAPGATVTINGTGFSPDSMVDFGHFACTKPTVDPSGRKITVRAPDGTGVVHVRVTNTLGTSPAVAMSQFAYGGPAPVVVSAVSPTSGKVGTPVTINGSGFANGATVHFKDKASGSVKFISTGQLTATAPDLFDVQQTVNITVTIGKATSPTSPDDEFTYTGR
- a CDS encoding ABC transporter substrate-binding protein, yielding MPEFLPRSVVIAGGLVATTLVLSACGAGPDASTNADGESAATAITAEDFGGMDALVKAAKAEGTLNAIALPRDWANYGALIDGFEKKYGIKVKVENPDGASQDELNAVTSRKGKDTAPDVLDLGSSFAYTAAQKNLLAQYMVTDFIDIPDGQKDTMSRWYHGYGGYISIGCDAHRVKTCPTTFKDLLKPEYKGQVALNGDPNKSGSAFGSVYAAALANGGSFDYIQPGIDFFTKLRKNGNYTPVQSTGATIVKGRTPIVLDWDYLNARYTDKLKSRGVDWQVAVPEDGKFSEFYSQAINENAPHPAAARLWQEYLYSAEGQNLWLKGYARPALMAAMEKDGTIDKTAAAKLPKVSGTPSFPSEAQLGHAKDDIAQGWGKPVSR